In the Magnolia sinica isolate HGM2019 chromosome 15, MsV1, whole genome shotgun sequence genome, one interval contains:
- the LOC131226940 gene encoding uncharacterized protein LOC131226940, protein MQGVCLTIEATSHPFYKESSILKAFLNYRCPSTNSFHLPEGEMSITLWDVHRIIGLLITGKVFDEFVPTNDELAFVSSPDRIASFSETTTELFKEMSKFPNIHKIHPMQWLAHFSRALRFNGNHSRELEHLHRGMKDRAEYSIYGELAAFIAYWLSIVVFPISKSADVIRPSLFVVVGAMAKGIKYSLDPPALCSIYRGFREIASLIKSSSVGSASTYMAWHYFLGWLDVYFPWTFEVPEKAYVHPSQIPLWFFQKRAMAKTSYDWVKDAISSDAKINYFHFCLPHYIMNTDKVDTESLTTGEKRIIASTSPVLASINLQSESNQSLLSKGKQVVIEESSEGDSESEGSTSSSRNTISDEHEVEEENQDDDYEEREVDISGVEDIIAEDVPTDEGHILPTSEAVPVKTSPIAGEEEDEPLDYGEYGYSPCDHVANTEANSTSPISLPPIIPAASPRFSLPPWAVACEIAFPVESTDLPTPTTIDSSTEARAPSFTEMVEPNPPLVKEMQLLTILVLVEGNLPQSSTASSSSIGTSSNVLSLEKISTYKLALIRNSILAIVEMFKDPD, encoded by the exons ATGCAAGGAGTTTGTCTCACGATCGAAGCAACATCACATCCTTTTTACAAGGAATCCTCCATTCTAAAGGCTTTTCTCAACTACCGGTGCCCTTCTACCAATTCTTTCCACCTTCCCGAAGGTGAAATGAGCATTACGCTCTGGGATGTCCATAGGATCATCGGTCTGCTGATAACTGGAAAAGtctttgatgaatttgtcccCACCAATGATGAGTTAGCCTTTGTCTCTTCGCCTGACCGTATTGCCTCTTTCTCGGAAACAACCACTGAACTCTTTAAGGAGATGTCCAAGTTTCCAAATATTCACAAGATTCACCCTATGCAATGGCTAGCCCATTTTAGTAGAGCTCTTCG GTTTAACGGTAACCACTCACGAGAGCTGGAACATCTTCATCGGGGCATGAAAGATCGTGCTGAGTACTCTATTTATGGGGAACTTGCAGCATTTATTGCTTACTGGCTGAGCATAGTGGTTTTTCCCATCTCTAAGTCAGCAGATGTCATCCGCCCTTCATTGTTTGTAGTAGTCGGCGCCATGGCTAAAGGAATTAAATATTCCCTCGACCCTCCTGCTTTATGCTCAATTTACAGAGGTTTCAGAGAGATTGCTTCTCTCATAAAAAGTTCCTCCGTCGGCTCTGCTTCTACCTATATGGCATGGCATTACTTCCTTGGCTGGCTTGATGTCTATTTCCCTTGGACCTTCGAAGTGCCAGAGAAAGCTTACGTCCACCCTTCTCAGATTCCTCTCTGGTTTTTCCAAAAGAGAGCCATGGCGAAGACGTCCTATGACTGGGTGAAAGATGCCATCTCCTCCGACGCCAAGATTAATTACTTTCATTTCTGCCTACCACATTACATAATGAACACAGACAAGGTGGACACAGAATCACTCACTACAGGAGAAA AAAGGATCATTGCTTCTACTTCTCCGGTCTTAGCCAGCATAAATCTTCAATCAGAAAGCAACCAGTCTCTTCTTTCTAAAGGGAAACAGGTTGTTATTGAAGAATCCAGTGAAGGAGATTCGGAAAGTGAAGGTTCAACTTCTTCGTCTAGAAATACTATTTCTGATGAGCATGAGGTGGAAGAAGAGAATCAAGATGATGACTATGAAGAGAGGGAAGTTGATATTAGCGGCGTAGAAGACATCATTGCAGAAGATGTTCCTACTGATGAAGGACATATCCTTCCGACTTCCGAGGCTGTTCCTGTAAAGACTTCACCTATAGCAGGGGAAGAAGAGGACGAACCCCTAGACTACGGGGAATATGGTTATTCGCCAT GTGATCATGTTGCTAATACGGAAGCAAATAGCACTTCTCCCATAAGTTTACCTCCCATCATACCAGCAGCTTCACCGAGATTCTCTTTGCCTCCATGGGcagtggcatgtgaaattgcttTTCCGGTGGAATCAACTGATCTGCCAACTCCCACCACCATTGATTCGAGTACTGAAGCTAGGGCTCCATCTTTTACTGAGATGGTGGAACCCAATCCCCCTCTTGTTAAAGAGATGCAACTTCTCACTATTCTGGTACTAGTAGAAG GGAATTTACCTCAAAGTAGCACGGCAAGTTCTAGTTCtattgggacttcatcaaatgtgcTATCCCTCGAAAAGATTTCTACGTATAAGTTGGCGTTGATTAGGAATTCCATATTAGCTATTGTCGAGATGTTCAAAGATCCTGATTAG